The proteins below come from a single Candidatus Rokuibacteriota bacterium genomic window:
- a CDS encoding FadR family transcriptional regulator — translation MTADGRPADWPDVEPIKSTRIYEEIVRQVKQLIGEGRLRSGDRLPPERELAEKFRVSRTSVREALRSLESRGLIEIRAGEGAFVRDISVETLIEPLALVILPHREAVGELFEARRLIEPAIAGLAARRATAEELAEMERILEVQEKEVAQGRTGLAQDAAFHAALANSTHNRAITRIVSALVDLLTQSREELLQTPGRPTRSHRDHARILEAIRNRDEPAAQQAVLDHLVAVERLVMGSLSAGTRESGAGPAPRKSPSS, via the coding sequence ATGACCGCCGACGGGCGTCCCGCCGACTGGCCGGACGTGGAGCCGATCAAGTCCACCCGGATCTACGAGGAGATCGTCCGCCAGGTCAAGCAGCTCATCGGCGAGGGGAGGCTCCGGTCCGGCGACCGGCTGCCCCCCGAGCGGGAGCTGGCCGAGAAGTTCAGGGTGAGCCGCACCTCGGTGCGGGAGGCGCTCCGCTCGCTCGAGAGCCGGGGTCTCATCGAGATCCGGGCGGGAGAGGGCGCCTTCGTCCGGGACATCTCGGTGGAGACCCTCATCGAGCCGCTGGCCCTGGTGATCCTCCCACATCGCGAGGCGGTGGGGGAGCTCTTCGAGGCCCGCCGCCTGATCGAGCCGGCCATCGCAGGGCTGGCCGCCCGGCGGGCCACCGCCGAGGAACTGGCCGAGATGGAGCGCATCCTGGAGGTCCAGGAGAAGGAGGTGGCCCAGGGGCGGACCGGGCTGGCGCAGGATGCCGCCTTTCACGCCGCCCTGGCCAACAGCACCCACAACCGCGCCATCACCCGCATCGTGAGCGCGCTCGTGGACCTGCTCACCCAGAGCCGGGAGGAGCTGCTTCAGACCCCCGGGCGTCCGACGCGATCGCATCGGGACCACGCGCGGATCCTCGAGGCGATCCGGAATCGCGACGAGCCGGCCGCGCAGCAAGCCGTGCTCGACCATCTCGTCGCCGTCGAGCGGCTGGTGATGGGCTCCCTGAGCGCGGGGACGCGAGAGTCCGGTGCGGGCCCCGCCCCGCGGAAGAGCCCCTCCAGCTGA
- the ilvB gene encoding biosynthetic-type acetolactate synthase large subunit: MKLSGARIVLECLKREGVDVVFGLPGGAVLPIYDVLHDFKGLRHILVRQEAAAGHAAEGYSRTTGKIGVCLVTSGPAATNLVTALQDALMDSIPLVAFTGQVPTHLIGNDAFQEADNVGITRSATKHNFLVKDGNDLAAIIKEAFHIAGTGRPGPVHVDLPKDVLVKEWAFDYPETVHLRSYNPTYEGHPGQIKKAARAIVRAKRPVLYVGGGIISSDASPELRALVDLTQIPVTQTLMGLGAFPMADPLSLDMLGMHGTYYANMAVHHSDVLVAIGARFDDRVTGRVDAFAPHAEIIHIDIDPSSISKNIKVDIPIVGDCKRVLGKLVEALHEELRTYPASGVREARKQWMGQVAEWKRDFPLHYEWSDEVVKPQHVVQEISNLTAGEALIVTGVGQHQMWVAQYYRFKHPRAWCTSGGLGTMGYGLPTAMGVQAGNPGKLVVNVDGDGSFQMNSQELATCVEEKLPVKTVIINNGGHGMVRQWQRLIYKERYCASDLGGSPDFVRLAEAYGCTGLRVTRPSEVVPALEKMIATPGPVVLDVTVDKHECVFPMVPAGGANIDMILAPPSVDVRDKAARSQTGF, encoded by the coding sequence GTGAAGCTTTCAGGGGCGCGGATCGTGCTCGAGTGCTTGAAGCGCGAGGGGGTGGACGTCGTCTTCGGGCTGCCCGGCGGGGCGGTGCTGCCGATCTACGACGTGCTGCACGACTTCAAGGGGCTCCGGCACATCCTGGTCCGGCAGGAGGCCGCCGCCGGGCATGCGGCGGAGGGGTACTCGCGGACCACGGGCAAGATCGGGGTGTGCCTGGTCACCTCCGGCCCCGCGGCGACCAATCTGGTGACCGCGCTCCAGGACGCGCTCATGGACTCGATTCCGCTGGTGGCCTTCACGGGCCAGGTGCCGACCCATCTCATCGGCAACGACGCCTTCCAGGAGGCGGACAACGTGGGCATCACGCGGTCCGCCACCAAGCACAACTTCCTCGTGAAGGACGGCAACGACCTGGCGGCGATCATCAAGGAGGCCTTCCACATCGCCGGGACGGGGCGCCCGGGGCCCGTGCACGTGGACCTGCCCAAGGACGTGCTGGTCAAGGAGTGGGCCTTCGACTACCCGGAGACCGTCCACCTCCGCTCCTACAACCCGACGTACGAGGGGCACCCGGGGCAGATCAAGAAGGCGGCCCGCGCCATCGTGCGGGCCAAGCGGCCCGTGCTGTACGTGGGCGGCGGCATCATCTCCTCGGACGCCTCGCCCGAGTTGCGGGCGCTGGTGGACCTGACGCAGATCCCGGTGACGCAGACCCTCATGGGGCTCGGGGCCTTCCCCATGGCCGACCCGCTCTCGCTGGACATGCTCGGCATGCACGGCACGTACTACGCCAACATGGCCGTCCACCACTCCGACGTGCTGGTGGCCATCGGGGCGCGCTTCGACGACCGCGTCACCGGGCGCGTGGACGCCTTCGCCCCCCATGCCGAGATCATCCACATCGACATCGACCCCTCCTCCATCTCCAAGAACATCAAGGTCGACATCCCCATCGTCGGGGACTGCAAGCGCGTGCTGGGCAAGCTCGTGGAGGCGCTGCACGAGGAGCTCCGCACCTATCCGGCGAGTGGAGTCCGCGAGGCCCGCAAGCAGTGGATGGGCCAGGTCGCGGAGTGGAAACGCGACTTCCCGCTGCACTACGAGTGGAGCGACGAGGTCGTCAAGCCCCAGCACGTGGTCCAGGAGATCTCCAACCTGACCGCTGGCGAGGCGCTGATCGTCACCGGGGTCGGCCAGCACCAGATGTGGGTGGCGCAGTACTACCGCTTCAAGCACCCGCGGGCCTGGTGCACGTCGGGGGGGCTCGGCACCATGGGCTACGGGCTCCCGACGGCCATGGGCGTCCAGGCGGGGAACCCCGGCAAGCTCGTCGTCAACGTCGACGGGGACGGCTCGTTCCAGATGAACAGCCAGGAGCTGGCGACCTGCGTCGAGGAGAAGCTGCCGGTGAAGACCGTGATCATCAACAACGGCGGCCACGGCATGGTGCGCCAGTGGCAACGGCTCATCTACAAGGAGCGCTACTGCGCCAGCGATCTCGGCGGCAGCCCCGACTTCGTCCGGCTGGCCGAGGCCTACGGGTGCACGGGTCTCCGCGTGACCCGGCCCAGCGAGGTCGTGCCCGCGCTGGAGAAGATGATCGCGACGCCGGGCCCGGTCGTGCTGGACGTGACCGTGGACAAGCACGAGTGCGTCTTCCCCATGGTCCCGGCGGGCGGCGCCAACATCGACATGATCCTGGCCCCGCCCAGCGTAGACGTGCGCGACAAGGCTGCCCGGTCGCAGACGGGGTTTTGA
- a CDS encoding TerC family protein, producing the protein MSLDFIVGVLKIVVIDLALAGDNALVIALAVRTLPKRQQLQGRIWGAAGAVGLRLIFIAIITYLLRIPLLQVVGGLALVWIAIKLVRQSDGGGGEGHVRHGTTLLEAIWIIIVADVVMSLDNVIGVAGAAEGNLTLVVFGIGLSIPIVVWGSGVLATLMNRYAWIILIAGGILGEVAGKMIVHDDFVVQRIGETPRLVEWTVRAVLAGGIMLVGWMTARRRALAGSEAGVE; encoded by the coding sequence GTGAGCCTCGATTTCATCGTCGGTGTCCTGAAGATCGTCGTGATCGATCTGGCCCTGGCCGGCGACAACGCGCTCGTCATCGCGCTCGCCGTCCGCACCCTGCCGAAGCGGCAGCAGCTCCAGGGGCGGATCTGGGGGGCAGCGGGGGCCGTGGGCCTGCGCCTGATCTTCATCGCGATCATCACGTACTTGCTCCGCATCCCCCTGCTGCAAGTCGTCGGCGGCCTCGCGCTCGTCTGGATCGCCATCAAGCTCGTGCGCCAGTCGGATGGGGGCGGCGGGGAAGGACATGTCCGGCACGGCACGACCCTGCTCGAGGCCATCTGGATCATCATCGTCGCTGACGTGGTGATGAGTCTCGACAACGTCATCGGCGTCGCGGGCGCCGCCGAGGGGAATCTGACGCTGGTGGTCTTCGGGATCGGGCTCTCCATTCCCATCGTCGTCTGGGGGAGCGGGGTCCTGGCGACCCTCATGAACCGGTATGCGTGGATCATCCTGATCGCGGGCGGGATCCTGGGCGAGGTGGCCGGGAAGATGATCGTCCACGACGATTTCGTGGTCCAGCGGATCGGGGAGACCCCGCGCCTGGTCGAGTGGACCGTGCGTGCGGTGCTGGCGGGCGGGATCATGCTGGTGGGCTGGATGACGGCCCGGCGGCGGGCGCTGGCCGGGAGCGAGGCGGGCGTGGAATGA
- a CDS encoding pyruvate, phosphate dikinase, with protein MRGPKYVYFFASGKAEGSSAMRDLLGGKGCEIAEMTNLGIPVPPGFTITTQAWAAYVAGGKKQPGGLWAQVLDGLARLEASVGLKLGDPERPLLVSVRSGARASMPGMMDTVLNLGLNDKTVTGLARWTKNERFAWDCYRRFITIFADVVLGIDRRAFDKLLDETKDRTGAGTDAEVPAEALQGLVSDSKRLVQEQTGQPFPQDPSEQLRLAINAVFDSWFAKKAVDYRRIHRLPDDWGTAVTVMAMVFGNLGETSGTGVCFTRDPSTGERRFFGEFLINAQGEDVVAGIRTPEPVSALERRLPKVYAQLVTIKDRLEKHYRDMQDIEFTVQEGRLFILQTRSGKRTAAAAVRVAVEMVKEGLVKKRGDALLRVDPASLHQLLHPTVDPGARYAAIARGLPAAPGAASGKVVFDPEQAVEMALRNEHVILVRTETSPEDVAGMHAAQGILTSRGGLTSHAAVVARGMGKCCVVGAGDVVVDEENRLFRAGRSVVREGQVITLNGSTGEVIVGTVPLVEPTLSREFKQLLGWAREVSTTRVRANADTPRDARAAREFEAEGIGLVRTEHMFFGEERIPIVREMIMAQDTEARQAAVARLLPFQREDFEGIFTAMAGFPVTIRLLDPPLHEFLPKYKDVLEEYTKLDALRINPAHHAELGALKARLEALMEQNPMLGHRGCRLGITFPEIYEMQVRAIMEAACAVAKRGIKVEPEIMIPLTGTLAEMKVTDEMTRRVAAAVEGEMGARIPYTVGTMIELPRAALIADQMAQCAEFFSFGTNDLTQMTFGYSRDDIGKFLPYYLEHKILPFDPFAVLDQEGVGEMIKIGIERGRRTRPKLKVGICGEHGGEPSSVEFCHRVGMNYVSCSPFMVPIAWLAAAQAQIKEPRAVRGGKRHA; from the coding sequence GTGCGCGGGCCGAAGTACGTGTACTTCTTCGCCAGCGGCAAGGCGGAGGGTTCGAGCGCCATGCGCGACCTCCTGGGCGGCAAGGGGTGCGAGATCGCCGAGATGACCAACCTCGGCATCCCGGTGCCGCCCGGCTTCACGATCACCACGCAGGCCTGGGCCGCATACGTGGCCGGGGGCAAGAAGCAGCCCGGTGGCCTCTGGGCCCAGGTCCTCGACGGCCTCGCGCGCCTGGAAGCTTCGGTCGGGCTCAAGCTGGGGGACCCCGAGCGTCCGCTGCTCGTCTCCGTCCGCTCAGGGGCGCGGGCCTCGATGCCCGGCATGATGGACACCGTGCTCAACCTCGGCCTCAACGACAAGACGGTGACAGGGCTGGCGCGCTGGACGAAGAACGAGCGCTTCGCCTGGGACTGTTACCGGCGCTTCATCACCATCTTCGCGGATGTGGTCCTCGGCATCGACCGCCGGGCCTTCGACAAGCTGCTGGACGAGACCAAGGACCGGACCGGCGCCGGGACGGATGCGGAGGTCCCGGCAGAAGCGCTCCAGGGGCTCGTGTCCGACTCCAAGCGGCTCGTGCAGGAGCAGACCGGGCAGCCCTTCCCGCAGGACCCGTCCGAGCAGCTGCGGCTGGCCATCAATGCCGTCTTCGACTCGTGGTTCGCCAAGAAGGCGGTCGACTACCGGCGCATCCATCGCCTGCCCGACGACTGGGGCACGGCGGTCACGGTGATGGCCATGGTGTTCGGCAACCTGGGCGAGACCTCCGGCACCGGGGTCTGCTTCACCCGCGACCCCTCCACGGGGGAGCGGCGCTTCTTCGGTGAGTTCCTGATCAACGCCCAGGGCGAGGACGTGGTGGCGGGGATCCGGACGCCCGAGCCGGTGAGCGCGCTGGAGCGGCGCCTGCCCAAGGTGTACGCCCAGCTGGTCACGATCAAGGACCGGCTGGAGAAGCACTACCGGGACATGCAGGACATCGAGTTCACCGTGCAGGAGGGACGGCTCTTCATCCTGCAGACGCGCTCGGGCAAGCGGACGGCGGCGGCGGCCGTCCGCGTCGCCGTGGAGATGGTCAAGGAGGGGCTCGTCAAGAAGCGGGGCGACGCCCTCCTGCGGGTCGATCCCGCCTCCCTGCACCAGCTCCTGCACCCCACCGTGGACCCGGGAGCCCGGTACGCGGCCATCGCCCGCGGCCTGCCGGCGGCGCCCGGCGCGGCGTCCGGCAAGGTCGTGTTCGACCCGGAGCAGGCGGTGGAGATGGCGCTCCGCAACGAGCACGTCATCCTGGTCCGGACCGAGACCTCCCCCGAGGACGTGGCGGGCATGCACGCCGCCCAGGGCATCCTCACCTCTCGCGGCGGCCTCACCTCCCACGCTGCCGTCGTCGCGCGCGGCATGGGCAAGTGCTGCGTGGTGGGCGCGGGGGACGTGGTGGTGGACGAGGAGAACCGCCTCTTCCGCGCGGGCCGCAGCGTGGTGCGGGAGGGGCAGGTGATCACGCTCAACGGGTCCACCGGCGAGGTGATCGTCGGTACCGTGCCGCTGGTGGAGCCCACGCTCTCCCGGGAGTTCAAGCAGCTCCTGGGGTGGGCGCGGGAGGTCAGCACCACGCGAGTCCGGGCCAACGCCGACACGCCGCGGGACGCGCGGGCCGCCCGCGAGTTCGAGGCCGAGGGCATCGGGCTGGTCCGCACCGAGCACATGTTCTTCGGCGAGGAGCGCATTCCGATCGTCCGCGAGATGATCATGGCGCAGGACACCGAGGCGCGGCAAGCCGCGGTGGCCCGCCTCCTGCCCTTCCAGCGGGAGGACTTCGAGGGGATCTTCACCGCCATGGCGGGCTTCCCGGTGACGATCCGGCTGCTGGACCCGCCGCTCCACGAGTTCCTCCCGAAGTACAAGGACGTGCTCGAGGAGTACACGAAGCTCGATGCGCTGCGCATCAACCCCGCGCACCACGCGGAACTGGGCGCCCTCAAGGCGCGGCTCGAGGCGCTGATGGAGCAGAACCCGATGCTCGGGCACCGTGGGTGCCGGCTCGGGATCACCTTCCCCGAGATCTACGAGATGCAGGTGCGCGCCATCATGGAGGCCGCCTGCGCGGTGGCGAAGCGAGGGATCAAGGTGGAGCCCGAGATCATGATCCCGCTCACGGGGACTCTGGCCGAGATGAAGGTCACCGACGAGATGACCCGGCGGGTGGCGGCGGCGGTGGAAGGGGAGATGGGGGCGCGCATTCCCTACACGGTGGGCACCATGATCGAGCTGCCGCGGGCGGCGCTCATCGCGGATCAGATGGCGCAGTGCGCCGAATTCTTTTCCTTCGGCACCAACGACCTGACGCAGATGACCTTCGGCTACAGCCGGGACGACATCGGCAAGTTCCTGCCCTACTACCTCGAGCACAAGATCCTCCCGTTCGATCCCTTCGCCGTGCTGGACCAGGAAGGCGTCGGGGAGATGATCAAGATCGGCATCGAGCGTGGGCGCCGGACGCGCCCGAAGCTGAAGGTGGGGATCTGCGGCGAGCACGGCGGGGAGCCCTCGTCCGTGGAGTTCTGTCACCGCGTGGGCATGAACTACGTGTCCTGCTCCCCCTTCATGGTTCCCATCGCCTGGCTGGCGGCGGCGCAGGCGCAGATCAAGGAGCCCCGTGCCGTCCGCGGAGGGAAGCGACATGCGTGA
- the ilvN gene encoding acetolactate synthase small subunit — MQETEAKKHTIAVLVENKFGVLSRVAGLFSARGYNIESLSVGETLDPTVSRMTLVVHGDAFVLEQVMKQLHKLIDVIKVTDLSEEDHVEREMLLIRVNAEPGVRAEILRVGDIFRAKVVDVTATTYTLEVTGEETKIDAIIELLRPFGIQELVRTGKVAIARGPKTRLRKADQKLGKPKSALPPAPQDPRVVGFAD, encoded by the coding sequence GTGCAGGAGACCGAGGCGAAGAAGCACACGATCGCGGTGCTGGTGGAGAACAAGTTCGGCGTGCTGTCGCGCGTGGCCGGGCTGTTCTCGGCCCGGGGCTACAACATCGAGAGCCTGTCGGTGGGCGAGACCCTGGACCCGACCGTCTCCCGGATGACGCTGGTCGTGCACGGCGACGCGTTCGTCCTCGAACAGGTCATGAAGCAGCTGCACAAGCTGATCGACGTCATCAAGGTGACGGACCTCAGCGAGGAGGACCACGTCGAGCGCGAGATGCTGCTGATCCGGGTGAACGCCGAGCCCGGCGTCCGGGCGGAGATCCTGCGGGTGGGCGACATCTTCCGGGCCAAGGTGGTGGACGTGACCGCCACGACGTACACCCTCGAGGTCACGGGCGAGGAGACGAAGATCGACGCCATCATCGAGCTGCTGCGGCCGTTCGGCATCCAGGAGCTCGTGCGCACCGGCAAGGTGGCCATCGCCCGCGGTCCGAAGACTCGGCTCCGCAAGGCGGACCAGAAGCTGGGAAAGCCGAAGTCGGCTCTCCCTCCGGCGCCCCAGGACCCCCGGGTCGTCGGGTTCGCGGACTAA
- a CDS encoding tripartite tricarboxylate transporter permease, whose product MGLENLLLGFQVALQPHNLMVAVVGIALGTVIGVLPGLGGANGVAILLPLTFTMPPTSAIILLTSLYWGALFGGAITSILFNIPGEPWSVATTFDGFPMARRGEGGQALTAAFTSSFVGALFSVVLITLFAPVLAEVALRFGPPEFFAIQLLTFSSFIGLGGGSPVKSLVSILLGFVLASVGLDIVTGALRLTFGFTELMKGFDFIVAVIGLFGIGEILLTVEEGLSFRGASARINPRVVWETWRTLPRYWRTFIRGSMIGFWMGFKPGGATPASFMSYAFAKRFSRHPEGFGKGEIEGVVAPETAAHAAGGAALLPMITLGIPGSPTAAVMLGGLIIWGLQPGPMLFKEQPEFVWGLIASMYTGNVIGVAMVLLFVPFFAAILRIPFAILTPLIVAVCAIGAYSVHGSMIDIWYMLVFGVIGYVFKKLDYPLAPLVLALVLGDLAENALRQSLIMSQGSLLILLNRPISGAITAVALFFFALPLITPYWRRLRGRAVAPAQGGS is encoded by the coding sequence ATGGGCCTCGAGAATCTCCTGTTGGGGTTCCAGGTCGCCCTGCAGCCCCACAACCTGATGGTCGCGGTGGTCGGCATCGCGCTGGGCACGGTCATCGGCGTGCTCCCGGGCCTCGGGGGAGCCAACGGGGTGGCCATCCTGCTGCCGCTGACCTTCACCATGCCCCCGACCTCCGCCATCATCCTGCTGACGAGCCTGTACTGGGGCGCGCTGTTCGGCGGGGCCATCACCTCCATCCTTTTCAACATCCCCGGGGAGCCCTGGTCCGTGGCCACCACCTTCGACGGCTTCCCCATGGCCCGGCGGGGGGAGGGAGGGCAGGCCCTGACCGCCGCCTTCACGTCGTCCTTCGTGGGCGCGCTGTTCTCCGTGGTGCTGATCACCCTGTTCGCCCCGGTCCTGGCGGAGGTCGCCCTCCGGTTCGGTCCGCCCGAGTTCTTCGCCATCCAGCTCCTGACCTTCTCGTCGTTCATCGGTCTGGGCGGCGGCAGCCCCGTCAAGTCCCTCGTCTCCATCCTCCTGGGCTTCGTCCTGGCCTCCGTGGGCCTGGACATCGTCACCGGCGCGCTGCGCCTGACCTTCGGGTTCACGGAGCTCATGAAGGGCTTCGACTTCATCGTCGCCGTCATCGGGCTCTTCGGCATCGGCGAGATCCTCCTCACGGTGGAGGAGGGGCTCTCCTTCAGAGGGGCGAGCGCCCGGATCAACCCGCGCGTGGTGTGGGAGACGTGGAGAACGCTGCCGCGGTACTGGCGCACCTTCATCCGCGGCTCCATGATCGGATTCTGGATGGGCTTCAAGCCCGGCGGCGCCACGCCGGCCTCGTTCATGAGCTACGCCTTCGCCAAGCGCTTCTCCCGGCACCCGGAGGGCTTCGGCAAGGGTGAGATCGAGGGGGTGGTGGCCCCGGAGACCGCGGCGCATGCGGCCGGCGGCGCTGCCCTCCTGCCGATGATCACGCTGGGCATCCCCGGCTCGCCCACGGCCGCGGTCATGCTGGGCGGGCTCATCATCTGGGGCCTGCAGCCGGGGCCCATGCTGTTCAAGGAGCAGCCCGAGTTCGTCTGGGGACTCATCGCCAGCATGTACACCGGCAACGTCATCGGCGTCGCCATGGTGCTGCTCTTCGTGCCGTTCTTCGCGGCCATCCTGCGGATTCCCTTCGCGATCCTGACCCCGCTCATCGTCGCCGTGTGCGCCATCGGGGCCTACTCCGTCCATGGCAGCATGATCGACATCTGGTATATGCTGGTGTTCGGCGTGATCGGCTACGTGTTCAAGAAGCTCGACTACCCGCTGGCCCCGCTCGTGCTCGCCCTCGTCCTGGGCGACTTGGCCGAGAACGCGCTCCGGCAGAGCCTGATCATGTCGCAGGGCTCGCTGCTCATCCTCCTGAATCGACCCATCTCCGGCGCCATCACGGCCGTGGCGCTCTTCTTCTTCGCCTTGCCGCTGATCACGCCCTACTGGCGCCGCCTCCGGGGCCGCGCCGTCGCGCCCGCGCAGGGCGGCAGCTGA
- a CDS encoding dihydrodipicolinate synthase family protein → MREHAGVYIPVPTPYRGDAVATDRLQANLERWNATPLDGYVILGSTGEFPMLSDAERDAVLVAARGAIPRDRAMIAGTGCNSTLQTIRQTRRAAEIGADAAIVITPHYFTKAFAQAAAQIRHYLAVAEASPIPILIYNFPLNTGINLEPDTVARIAEHPNVRGIKDSSGNIPQAAQIIHLTPKSFHVLVGAAAALLPSLAIGSSGGILALAVIAAREFCEVYALARQGRWEEAKGIAARMMLADRGVAGRHGIGGLKAALDLQGFYGGPCRAPLGTPDGDAIDEIKEVLASAGLL, encoded by the coding sequence ATGCGTGAGCACGCGGGCGTCTACATCCCGGTGCCCACCCCGTACAGGGGAGACGCGGTGGCGACGGATCGGCTCCAGGCCAACCTCGAGCGCTGGAACGCGACCCCCCTCGACGGCTATGTGATCCTCGGCTCCACGGGCGAGTTCCCGATGCTCTCGGATGCCGAGCGGGACGCGGTGCTGGTGGCCGCGCGCGGAGCGATCCCGCGCGACCGCGCCATGATCGCCGGCACGGGGTGCAACTCGACGCTCCAGACCATCCGCCAGACACGGCGGGCGGCCGAGATCGGGGCGGACGCGGCCATCGTCATCACGCCGCATTACTTCACGAAGGCCTTTGCCCAGGCGGCCGCCCAGATCCGGCACTACCTGGCCGTGGCCGAAGCCTCGCCGATCCCGATCCTGATCTACAACTTCCCCCTCAACACCGGGATCAACCTGGAGCCCGATACGGTGGCGCGCATCGCCGAGCATCCGAACGTGCGAGGCATCAAGGACTCCTCTGGCAACATCCCGCAAGCGGCGCAGATCATCCACCTCACGCCCAAGAGCTTCCACGTGCTGGTTGGGGCCGCGGCGGCGCTCCTGCCCTCGCTGGCCATCGGGTCGTCCGGCGGCATCCTCGCGCTGGCCGTGATCGCGGCGCGGGAGTTCTGCGAGGTGTACGCGCTGGCGCGGCAGGGGCGCTGGGAGGAGGCGAAGGGGATCGCGGCGCGCATGATGCTGGCCGACCGCGGCGTGGCGGGACGCCATGGCATCGGCGGGCTCAAGGCGGCGCTGGATCTGCAGGGCTTCTACGGCGGCCCCTGCCGGGCGCCCCTGGGCACGCCGGACGGCGACGCGATCGACGAGATCAAGGAGGTCCTCGCCTCGGCGGGACTCCTCTAG